The following coding sequences are from one Paenibacillus tundrae window:
- a CDS encoding CPBP family intramembrane glutamic endopeptidase: MIGIIVFSTIGLLLFGVILSLYIPAKYIDDTNKSYPDSSIPTLLLFMFVGALFEEMLFRGIVQNVLYLFIESNWIAILTTTLLFIGFHIQYFKKPIMLINITIPSLVFGWIYTETNNLAVPVLVHFLMNVGITLLFKYNIIRLER, encoded by the coding sequence ATGATTGGGATTATCGTCTTTTCTACGATTGGTTTACTGTTGTTCGGCGTCATTTTGAGTTTATATATCCCCGCAAAATATATCGATGACACGAATAAAAGCTATCCGGATTCCTCAATCCCTACCCTCTTGCTATTTATGTTTGTAGGCGCATTATTTGAGGAAATGTTATTTAGAGGAATTGTGCAAAATGTACTATACCTATTCATTGAAAGTAACTGGATTGCAATCCTGACAACCACATTGTTGTTCATCGGCTTTCATATTCAATATTTCAAGAAACCGATCATGCTTATCAACATTACCATTCCAAGTTTAGTTTTTGGATGGATTTATACAGAAACGAACAATCTCGCCGTTCCAGTTCTTGTCCATTTCCTTATGAATGTAGGTATAACGCTGTTATTTAAATACAATATCATCCGTCTCGAACGTTAA